The Polyangium spumosum region CATTTGAAGCGCGGCCTCGCGGCCCGTCGACCGAGCGCCCATGGTCCCGAAGCTTTCGACTAAAGCCCGGCGCCGTCGAGGGCCGAGGCGAGCGAGACCATCTCGATCGCGCTCACGGCGGCCTCCCAGCCCTTGTTACCGGCCTTCGTGCCGGCCCGCTCGACCGCCTGCTCGATCGTGTCGGTCGTCAGGACGCCAAACGTCACGGGCACGCCCGTCTGCAAGGAGACCTGCGCGATCCCCTTCGTCACCTCGGACGCCACGTACTCGAAGTGCGGCGTCGAGCCGCGGATCACCGCGCCGAGCGCCACGATCGCGCTCACGCGGCTCTTCTCCGCGAGCCTCCGGACCACGACGGGGATCTCCCACGCGCCCGGCACGCGCACGATCGTCACGTCGCCGTTCGAGCCTCCGTGCCGCGTGATCGCGTCGAGCGCGCCCTCGACCAGCCGGTCGACGATGAAGTGATTGAACCGGCTCACGACGAGGGCGAACTTCGCCCCCGCCGGGACGACCAGGTGGCCCTCGACCGTGCGCGGAGTGCCGCGCTCACCGTTGGTGCTCATAGGATCCTCAAGCCTCGCCCTGCATCGACACGAGCGGCACGCGCTCGACCACCTCGAGGCCGAACCCGTCGAGCCCCGCGATCTTCGTCTGGCTGTTCGTCAAGAGCCGCAGCTTCTGGCAGCCGAGGTCCGCGAGCACCTGCGCGCCGAGCCCGAACTCGCGCAGCGCTTGTTGCGGCGCGCGCGCGTCCGGCGACGCCGCGCGCCCCTTCGTATCGAGCTCGGCCGCGAGATCGAGCCGCGGCGGGATGTAGAGCACCACGCCCTCGCCGGCCTTCTCGATCAGCGAGATCGCCTCGCGCAGGTTCGATCCCCCCTCGAACGGCGTCGAGCTGAAGAGATCGGCCACGAGCGCGCCCGCGTGCACGCGGCAGAGCACGGGCTTCGAGCCGTCCACCGTGCCCTTCACGAGCGCGAGGAACTGCCGCGCCTCGCCGATGATCTCGTAGACCGCCGCCGTCCACGTCGTGCCCGTCAGATCGAGCCGCATCTGCCGCTCCGACACGCGCCGCACGAGCCGCTCCTTCTGCAGGCGGTACTGGATGAGGTCCGCGACCGACAGGATCACGAGCTCGTGCTGCGCCGCGAACTTCTCGAGGTCCGGCATGCGCGCCATCGTGCCGTCGTCGTTCATGATCTCGCAGATCACGCCCGCGGCCCGCTGCCCCGCGAGCCGCGCGATGTCCACCGAACCCTCGGTTTGTCCGGTCCGAACAAGCACGCCGCCGCGCCGCGCGCGCAGGGGGAACACGTGCCCCGGCGTGACGAGGTCCGAAGGCCGCGCGTCCGGCTGGATCGCGACCTGGATCGTCCGCGCCCGATCGGCCGCGCTGATGCCCGTGGTCACGCCCGTGCGCGCCTCGATGCTCACGGTGAACGCCGTCCCGAGCGGAGGACCGCCGCGCCCCGGCGCGCTCATCATCGGCAGCTCCAGCCTGTCGACCTGCTCCTCCTCGAGCGTGAGGCAGATGAGGCCGCGGCCGTGCTTGGCCATGAAGTTGATCGCCTCCGGCGTCACGCGCTCGGCGGCCATGCAGAGGTCGCCCTCGTTCTCGCGGTCCTCGTCGTCGACGAGGATGACCATCCGACCGTTGCGGATCTCGTCGAGCGCGCGGTTCACGCGGCTGAGGACGGCAGAATCGATCGTCAGTCGATGCGGCATGGTGACACCGCCCTTGTCTCCCGCGTGGGAAGGGTGAACGAGCTCGTCAAACGAATCCCCCCGATCGGAGCTTCGCGAGGAGGCGGCTGTCCCTGGATTCGTCGTGGTGGTGCTCATCGTTCTCCCTGGCCTCTCCTCCCCACCCCGGCGCCTCTTCCGACGAAGGCGTAGCGCGCGCTCCGCTCGCGATCGAAAGCTGCCGCGCGACGTAGCGCGCGAGCACATCGACTTCAAGATTCACGGCCTGCCCCGGCCGAAGATCGCCGAGGTTCGTCCGCCCGAGCGTGTGCGGCACGAGCATGACCTCGAACAGCACCCGTGACGAGCGCCCCTGCCCCTGATCCGTCACGCGGTTGATCGTCAGGCTGACGCCGTCGATCGCCACCGAGCCCTTGTCGGCCAGGTACGGCGCGAGCCCGCCTTCGGCCTCGACCACGACCCGCGTCGCGTCCCCGCTCGGCGCCCGCTCGCTCACGCGCCCGATGCCATCCACGTGTCCGAGCACCATGTGCCCGCCCATCCGCCCGCCGAGCTTCATCGCCCGCTCGAGGTGCACGCGCGCGCCGACGGAGAGCGCGCCGAGCGTCGTCCGCGCGAGCGTCTCCGAGGACATGTCACACTCGAACCCGCTCGGTCGGATCCGATCCACCGTCAGGCACGCGCCGTTCACGCTGATCGACTCGCCGAGCTCGAGCGGCCCGAGCGAGCACTCGATGAACGCGCGCGCGACGGGGCTGCCGGCCCTCTGCCGGAGGATCCCGATGGTCTCGACGAGGCCCGTGAACATCCTGTCGAGCGCTTACTCTTTGTTGGCCTGCGCGGCGAGCAGCCGATCGACGATCCGCTTCGACTCCTCGCTGAGCTCCGTGAACACGACGCCCATGCCGGGCGGATCGTCGTGCACGCGAACGACCTCGCCGACGCCCTCGATCGTCTCGATGTCGTCCATGATCACGGTGAAGCGCAGGTTGACCTGGGTGCCGACCTCGAGCGGGGTCTTCGAGCGGACGAACACGCCCGTGCGGGAGATGTTCGACACGTACTCGTTGATGAACGAGTCGTAGCTCTCGAACTCCTTGTTGATCGTGACGCGCTCGTCCTTGCGCGAGGCATGTTCAACAGGAGGACGGTCGCTCTCGTTCATGCGTCACCTCATCTGCCCAGCAGGTCGAACTGTTCGAGGTGGTATTCCTTGCGCGGGACGAGCTCGATCCGTCGCGTGAACAGCCGCTCGGCCTCTTGCACGGCGACGCGCTCGTCGTTCTTCAGGAGGTCGACGATCGCCGGGTGCGCGTTGACGATCACCACGTAGCCCGGCAGGTTCATGCGCTCGCGCCGGATCTGCCGCAAGATCTCGTACGCGATGCTCTGCTTCGACTGGAGCTGCCCGGTGCCGTCGCAGTAGAAGCAAGGCTCGAGCATGATGCGCCCGAGGCTCTCCCGCGTGCGCTTGCGGGTCATCTCGATGAGGCCGAGCTCCGAGATCCGGTTGAACGTGGTCTTCGCCTTGTCCCGCGAAAGGAGCTCCTCCAGGCGCTTGCGCACCTTCTCGCGGTTGCCCGCCCGCTCCATGTCGATGAGGTCGAGGATGATGAGGCCGCCGATGTTGCGGAAGCGGAGCTGGTAGGCGATCTCCTCGACCGCCTCGAGGTTCGTCGTGAGGATCGTCTCCTCGAGATCCCTCGATCCTTTGCCCACAAACTTTCCGGTGTTCACGTCGATCGCCGTGAGCGCCTCGGCCTGGTCGATGATCAGGTGGCCGCCCGAGGTCAGCGGGACCTTGCGCGACAAGGCGCGCTGGATCTCGTCCTCGATGCCGTACGCGTCGAAGATCGGCTCCTCGCCCTCGTAGAGCTCCACGGCGTCCACGCGCTCCGGCATGAACATCTCCATGAAGCGCTTCAGCCGCACGTACTCCTCGCGGCTGTCGATCACGATCTTCTCGATGTCGTCCGTGAACAGATCCCGCGCCGTCTTCAGCACGAGATCGAGCTCCGTGTAGAGGCAGGCCGGGCCGCGCACCACGCTCTCGCGCTTCTTCACGACCTCGCCCCAGAGCCGGACGAGGTAGCCCACGTCGCTCTTGAGCTGCTTCTTCGTCAGGCCCTCGGCCACCGTGCGCACGATGAGCCCGCCCTGCGGCGGCTTCATCGACTCGATCGCCTCGCGCAGCCGCGAGCGCTCCTTCTCCGAGCCGATGCGCTTCGAGATGCCCACGTGATCGACCGTCGGCAGGTACACGACGTACCGGCCCGGCAAGGACACGTGGCTCGTCACGCGCGCGCCCTTCGTCCCGATCGGCTCCTTCGAGACCTGCACGAGGACCTCCTGGCCCTCGCGGATCACCTCGCGGATCGGCGTCGTCTTCGAGACGCGCATCGGCTCGTGATGACCACCCGCGCGCTTCGTCGTCGCCCGCTCGCCTCCGCGATCACGACCGCCGCGGCCGCCGCCATCCCGGCCGCGACCCTTCTCGCTGCGGTCCCGGCTGCGCCCTTCCTTCGGCGCCCTCGCCTCGCGCGCGGCCTCCTTGGGCGCTTCCTTCACCGGCGCCGCCGCCACGGCCGCCGTCACGGCTGCGGTTGCACGATCGCGGGTTCGTCCGGACCGACGCACGCGACCACGCTGCCCACGCCCGCGCCGCGAACGACCCCCACGCGGCTCCGTCGGCGAGACCTCGACGGCCTCGCCGCCCTCGGCCTTCACCTCGGCCGCCGGCGCCTCCGCGCCCTCGTCGGCCGCGAGAGCTTCCTCTTGCTCACCTTCGTCCGCGGACTCCGCTTCGTCCTCGGACTCCGCTTCGTCCTCGGCGCGCACCTCGTCCGAAGCGACCTCGCCGACCTCGAACGCAGGCTCGGCGGTGGCGTCTTCTTCCGCGACGGGCTCCTCCGAGCTGGGTTCGTCCGAGGCCGGCTCCTCGGCGCTCTGGGCCTCGGCGGACGGCTCTTCCTCGCCCTCTTCGTAGACCTCTTCGGCGCTCGGCGCGGCCATCACGTCGAGCGCGGTCGGCAACGAGATCGAGACGTCGCGCTCGTTGCGCACGGCCTCTTCGGCGATGTGCGCGGTGATCTCGGGCGGAGCCACGAGCGCCGGGCGCTCTTCTTCTTCGTGCGCCGAGCTGTGTGTGTGCCGACCCGCGAGATACGCGTCGAAATCGTCCGGACGGATCAGATCCTCGACGTGCAGGAAGGCCGCGCGTTCGAGGCCGATGTCGATGAACGCGGCCTGCATGCCCGGGAGAACGCGGCTGACCCTGCCGAGATAGATGTTCCCGAGGGTCCCCTTCTGCGCATCTCGCTCGATGTGCAGCTCGGCGATGATCCCGTTTTCGATGAGGGCGACTCGCGTCTCGCGGATGTCGACGTTGATGACGAGGAGATTCTTACCCATGCCCACTGGAGCGCCCTTCTTACCGCGCCGCGAGCGAAGGGTTACCACGACAAGCCCGGGCCATGAAGCCGATTGGCTCGCCTTTCGTTCAGGGATCGTCCTTCCCGACGGACCCCCGCTCCGCCGCTGCCCCCATCGGCTCGACCGAGCGCCGCCGGGGCGAGGCCGGCGCGCCTGACCGGCCTCGCGGGCCGAAGTGAGGAAGTACCGGAAAAGATGGAGGTTTCCGCCGATCTAGGGGCAGATGCTGGCGCTCGCCTCGCACGAGGCCTTGCAGGTGTCGCAGACGATGCAGGTCACGAGGGTGTTGTACCGCTCGGCGCCGAGGGGGTTCGCCGTGGCGCACGTGTTCTGGCAGCCGACGTCGTTCTTGCAGGCGGCCATGCACATGTTGAATTCGACACAGGTTTTGTCGTTGAAGCAGCCCTCGTAGGCCTCGAGGCACGGGCCCTTCACGGCGCAGTCCGTGCAGCCGCGGCTGTAATCGCCGCACGAGCCGAGCTCGTCGCAGACCTCGGGGGGCTCGATGGGGCCGGCGTCGGCCTCGTCGCCGCCACCTCCGCCGCCGCTGCCGGTGTTCCCCGAGGTCCCCAGGCCCCCGGCGCCCTGGTCTCCTCCGGAAAACCGCCCCGCTTCGTCAGCCTGCGAGCAGGCCAGGAGAAACACGAGCGCCGCCCCGAAGATGCCGTTCCGTTGCGCCATGAGTGCAACGGATCAGCGTACTTCGGGGCGGCTACACGCGAAAGGGGCACACCGCCCTACATCGGACAGACTATGTCACGGCGGGCACATGGCCGCCTGCTGCGCGCAGTCGTTGGGGCACGTGTCGCAGACGACACAATTCACGAAGGTGCCGTACGCCGCGCACTCGGGCTGGTTCGCCATGCAGCAGGTCTGGAAGCACATCTGCTGCTCGGCCGCGGGCAGCATCGTGCAGGGCGTGATGCACTGGTAGAAGGTCTGCCAGTTCGTGGTCATCTGGAACGCCCCGGCCTCGTCCTGGCAAGGACCACCGGCCGTCTGGGCACACTGCTGGCAGCCCTGGCAGTTGCCGGTGTCGTCGCAGGTCGAGCCGCCACCGCCGGCGCCGCCCATGCCTCCCGCGCCGCCCATGCCCATGCCGCCGGTGCCCGAGGCCGACGACGTGGTCTTGCCGCCTCCGCTGGCGCCGTTACCGCCCCAGTCGTCACCACCCTCGCCGCCGCTACCACCGCTACCGCTGCTGCCGCCGCTGCTACACGCCACGAGCGCCCCGAGCGACACGACCAACGCCGCGAACGTCCACTTCATCATCGGAAACCTCCAAGGACAAACGCGTCCGTACACGCGCCCCAGCGACAAGGCAACGAGATCGCGAAGCGAGCTCACTCCAGGGGGTGAATCGGCCGGGCTTTGCCCGGACGAGAGGGGGATGCGAGGCATCCCCCTCGGGACTAGAGCGGAATGTTGCCGTGTTTCTTGGGCGGGTTTTTGTCGCGCTTGTCACGAAGCAGCTCGAGCGCGCGATCGAGGCGGATGCGGAGCGTCCTCGGGTGGATCACCTCGTCGATGAAGCCGAGCTCCGCGGCCTTGTAGGGGTTCGCGAACTTCGCCTTGTACTCCTCGACGAAGCGCGCCCGCGCCGCCGCGGGATCCGCGGCCGACTGGATCTCCTTGCGGTAGACGATGTTCACCGCGCCGTCCGGCCCCATGACCGCGATCTCGGCCGTCGGGAAGGCGAGGTTGTAGTCCGCGCGGATGTGCTTCGAGGCCATCACGTCGTACGCGCCGCCGTAGGCCTTGCGCGTGATCACCGTGATCTTCGGGACCGTCGCCTCGGCGAACGCGTAGAGCAGCTTCGCCCCGTGCGTGATGATGCCGCCGTACTCCTGATCGGTGCCCGGCAAGAAGCCCGGCACGTCGACGAACGTGACGAGCGGGATGTTGAAGCAGTCGCAGAACCGCACGAAGCGCGCGCCCTTGATGCTCGCGCGGATGTCGAGGCAACCGGCGAGCACGTTCGGCTGGTTCGCCACGACGCCCACCGTCCGCCCGCCGACGCGCGCGAAGCCGCACACGATGTTCTGCGCGTACCGCTCGTGCACCTCGAAGAGGTAGCCGTCGTCGACGACCGCGCGGACGACGCTCTTGATGTCGTACGGCTTCGAAGATTCGGTCGGCACCATCGTGTCGAGCTCGGGCACCTCGCGGTCCGTCGGATCGGTCGAGGGCCTGCGCGGCGGATCCTCGGTGTTGTTCGAGGGCAGGAAGGAGACGAGCTCCCGCACGCGCGCGAGCGCCGCGCGATCGTCGGGCGCCGTCAGGTGGCAGACGCCGCTCTTCACCGCGTGCGCCGAGGCGCCGCCGAGGTCCTCCTTGGTCACGTCCTCGTTGGTCACCGTCTTGATGACCTCGGGGCCCGTGATGAACATGTAGCTCGTCCCCTCGACCATCAGGACGAAGTCCGTGATCGCCGGCGAGTACACCGCGCCGCCCGCGCACGGGCCCATGATGGCGCTGATCTGCGGCACGACGCCGCTCGCCAGGGTGTTGCGCAAGAAGATGTCCGCGTAACCCGCGAGCGACTCGACGCCCTCCTGGATACGCGCCCCGCCGGAGTCGTTGAGGCCGATCACCGGCGCGCCGATCTTCATCGCGAGGTCCATCACCTTGCAGATCTTCTGCGCGTACGCCCCGGAGAGCGAGCCGCCGATCACCGTGAAGTCCTGCGCGAAGACGCAGACCTTGCGGCCGTCGACGAGGCCCCAGCCGGTGACCACGCCGTCGCCGAGGACCTTCGTCTTCTCCATGTCGAAGTCGTTGCAACGGTGCACGACGAAGCGGTCGAGCTCGACGAACGATCCAGGGTCGAGCAAAAGCTCGACGCGCTCGCGCGCCGTGAGCTTGCCAGCCTCGTGTTGCTTGGCGATACGCGCCGCGCCGCCCCCCTCGAGGGCGCGGCGGTTCATGTCGTCGAGTCGTTCGATCGCGTCTTTCGCGCGGGAGCTCTGTTGTTCGGACATCGCGACCTCGCCCCTACCATGGGCGCGCGCGCGCCGCCTCCCCCGGCACGAGAGCGGCCGAACGGGCGTTGCGCCGCGCGCGTCGCCAAGTACGATTTCCCTGCCGAGCGAGCCCGCGCCTGCGTGGTGACGGATGTGCGACGGATGAGAAGAGGGGGGCCGCGCCCGCTCCGGCAACGAGCTCATGAAGCCTGCCCCGACCTGCGAGGCTCTAGCGTCGGCACAGCCGATCGCCAGAGGCGAAGCGCCCTCGTTCGAGGAGACGGAGGGCCACGCGCCCACGCTCCCTGACGGAGGAGATCGGTACCGCATCGTCGAGCGCCTCGGCATCGGCGGCACGGGCGTGGTCTACGCCGCCGAGGACCGCGCAGCGAGCCGCCTCGTCGCCCTCAAGACGCGGAAGCTCGACGGCGACGATCCGGACGACAGCGCCGGCTTGTTCCTCCACGAGGCCCGCGTCGCCGCGCAGCTCGAGCACCCGAACATCGTCCCCGTCTACGACGTCGGCCGCCTGCCCGACGGGCGGCCCTACTACACGATGCGCATCGTCAAGCAGCAGAGCCTGCACGACGTGCTCGCGTTGCCCGAGCTGCGCCCGAAATGGCCGCTCGCGCGCCTCGCCTCCGCGTTCGTCCAGATCTCGCGCGCCCTCGCCTACGCCCACCGCCGCGGCGTCGTGCATCGCGACATCAAGCCCGAGAACATCCTGCTCGGCGACGAGGGCGAGGTCTACCTGAGCGACTGGGGCAACGCGCGCATGCTCACGGGCATCGAGCCCACCTCGCCGCTCTCGCTGCCCGACGACGATCCCTTCTTCATCCGCGGCGAGGGCGGCTACCCGAGCGGTTTGTCCGGGACCCCGGGCTACATCGCCCCCGAGCAGATCCGCGGCGAGCGCGCGGGCATCGATCACCGCACCGACATCTTCGCGCTCGGCGTGGTGCTCTACGAGATGCTCACGGGCGAGCACCCCTTCGACGCGCCCACCGTGCTCGGCGTGATCCTCGCGACGCAGACGCGTGATCCGAAGCCGCCTCGCGCCATCAGCCCGAGCTGCCCGCTGCTGCTCGAAGACCTCTGCCTCGCCATGCTCTCGAAGGATCCGGCGAAGCGGCCCGCGTGCGCCGAGCGCGTCGCCGGCGGCGCCGAGGCCTTCCTCGAAGGCGCGAGGGAGCGAGATCGCCGGAGGGCCGAAGCGCGCTCTCTCTGCGAGCTCGCGCGCGAGCCGGCGCAACGCGACAAGGCCCTGCGCCTCGAGCGCGCGGGGCTCGACGTCGAGGCGAGGCGCCTGCTCGCGGACGTGAAGAGCTACGATCCCATCGATCGCAAGCGCCCCGCGTGGGCCGTCGAGGATCGCGCCGCCGCCGTCGAGCGCGAGCAGGCGCGCGCCATGGCCGAGGCGATCGACCTCTACACGAAGGCGCTCGCCTACGATCCCGACCTCGAAGAGGCGCGCTCCGGCCTCGCCGATCTCTACTGGGCCCGCGCCCAGGCCGCCGACGCCGAGCGACGCCACGCGAGCCGCATCTACTACGAGGCCCTCGTCTCCGAGTTCGACGTCGGCAGCTACGCCGCGCTCCTGCGCGCAGACGCCTGCCTCGCCATCGAGACGAACCCGCCCGGCGCGCGCGTGCTCGCGTATCGTTACGTCGAGAAGGATCGTGTCCTCGTCCCGAGCGAAGAGCGCTACCTCGGCCGCACCCCCGTCGCCGAGGTCCGCCTCTCGCCGGGCAGCTACCTCCTCGTCCTGCGTCGCCCGGGCTTTCGCGACGTCCGTTACCCCGTCCTGCTCCGCCGCGGCGAACGCCACGAGGCCGCCGTCAACCTCTACACCGAGGAGGAGATCGGCGAGGGCTTCGTCTACGTCCCCGGCGGCTCGTTCATCGCGGGCGGCGACGACGACGCGCCCGACTCGCTCGCGCGCACGGAGCCCGTCGTCGCCGACTTCGCCATCTCGCGTTTCCCCGTCACCTTCCGGCAGTACTGCGACTTCCTCGACCGCATCGAGGATCGCTCGCACGCCCTCGCGCTCATGCGCGCCCCGCGCGACTTCCGCGGCACCGAGGGCTACGTCGTGCGCCGCGGCGAACACGGCCAGTGGGAGCCGATCCCCGGCCTCATCGAGGGCGAGGCGCGCAAGGCCTTCCCGCACGAAGCGGGGCACCTCATGGACGTCCCCGTCCTGCTCGTCGACTGGTTCGACGCCGCTGCCTATTGCGCCTTCCACAGCGAGCGCGAGGGCTTCGAGATCCGGCTGCCCACGGAGCTCGAGTGGGAGAAGGCCGCGCGTGGCACCGACGGCCGCATCCATCCCTGGGGGGATCCTTTCGACCCCACCTTCTGCCTCATGCGCGCCTCGCGCCCCTACCTCCCGCAGCCCGAGCCCGTCGGCACCTTCCCGCTCGACGCGTCTCCGTACGGCGTGCGCGACATGGCCGGCGGCGTACGCGAGTGGGTCGGCGACGTGCACGGCGAGCGCACGTGGTCCGAGACGAGCGCCGAGCCCGAGCCCATCCCCGGCGCCGTGCGCGACGCCTCCGAGTGGCGCGTCATCCGCTCGGGCGGCTGGTCCACCACGCACGAGTACATCCGCAGCGCCGCGCGCACCCGCTTCTTCGCCCTCACCCGCGCGACGCACCTCGGCTTCCGCGTCGCGCACGACCTGCCGCGCAGGCGCTGAGGTTTTTCCTTCCGAACCCTACTTCGATCCCGCGTCGCCCGCGCCGCCGTCTGCGGCCTCTTGCCCGGGCAACGTCCACGGGTCCGCGCCTTTGCCCTCGTACGGCTTGACCCCCTCGGGCAGCTTCACCTTCCCGAGCGCCGCGTCGTCGATCTCCACGGGGAACTTCTTCCGCAGGTCGGCCTCGAGCGCCTTCTCGCGCTCCTGTATCTTCTGCTGCAGGAGCTTCACGCGGATCGACCGATCGGCCTCCTGGAGCGTCCTGCTGTGCGCCGCCGTGATCCCGTTCATCCGCACCACGTAGAACCGGCCCTCGGCCTCCACGATCTCGTCGAGCACTGAGCCCACGCTCGGGATCTTGAAGACCGCCGCGCGGATCGGCTCGGGGATCTTCGGGTTCTTGCCGCGCGGATCGTCCGGCGCGCCCACCACGCCGAGATCACCGGCGAGGTCGAGCGACGTGTTCGGATCCTTCACCTTCGGCGCCGTCATCGAGTGCTTCTGGAAGAGCTCGCCCCACTCGGCTGCTGTCTTGATCTTCGTCGCGTCCTCGAGCACGCGCGCCGCCGTCTTCCGATCCGACAGCACGATCGCCGCCACGCGACGCCGCTCCGGCTCGCGGAACTGCTCCACGTGCGCCTCGTAGTACGCGCGCACCTCGGCCGGCGGGATCTCGCCCGGCGCGGGCAGGCCTTTGCGTGCGTCGGCGAGGATCGCGTCGCGCAGGATCTGCCGGATCGCCTCCTCCGTCTCCGGCTGCTTGTCGAGCCCGCGGCGCTTGGCTTCGGCGGCGAGCAGCTCGACGTCGATGATCTCGTCGAGCAGCTCTTTTCGACGCTCCTTCGTCTGGTAGCGGAGCCTGTCGAACTGATCCATCCGCTCGAGCGTCGCGGCGAAATCGCCGAGCGTGATCACGCGGTCGCCGACCTTCGCCAGCGTACGCGTGGCTTGCTCGGGCGACAGACCTGCCGCGGGCGCCGCTGCGTCGGCAGCGGGGGGCGCCACGGCCTTGTCGTTGCAGCCCGCGGAGAGCGCGACGATTGCCGCGACGAACAGGGACGAGAGCGCGCGCCGGACCAGCATCGAGCGGCCGGTCTAGCACTTCTTCGGCGCGTCCGGGGGTTGGTTTTGCGAGGTTTTCGCGCCGCATGCCCCCACTTCTCCGGCCTTTTCCGGCCCACGGCGTGGAGCCGTCGAGCCCCTCCGGTCGGGCTCGCGGAACGACGCGTTGCGGACGAGGCGAACCGGGACTACGAGACCCGCGTGACCCGCGACGCGACCCGCCAAGACCGCGACGACTCGACCCTCCCTCCTCCGCCGAGCCCGGCTCCTGGCCTCAAGTATCGCCGCATCGTCCTCAAGATCAGCGGCGAGGCCCTGTGCGGCGAGGGCAACTTCGGCATCCACCCCGACACGCTCCAGCGCGTCGCGGCCGAGATCGCGGAGCTGTCGAGCCTCGGCGTGCAGATCGGCATCGTCGTCGGCGGCGGCAACATCTTCCGCGGCTTGAAGGGCGCGAGCCAGGGCATGGATCGCTCCCAGAGCGACTACATGGGCATGCTCGCCACGGTCATCAACTCGCTCGCGCTCCAGGACGCGCTCGAGAAACACGGCGTCCCCACGCGCGTGATGACGGCGATCGAGATCCGCCAGGTCGCCGAGCCCTACATCCGGCGCCGCGCGATGCGCCACCTGGAGAAGGGCAGCGTCGTCATCTTCGCGGCTGGCACGGGCAACCCGTTTTTCTCGACGGACACCGCCGCGGCGCTCCGGGCCATGGAGATCCAGGCGCAGGCCCTCTTCAAGGCCACCAAGGTCGAGGGCATCTACGACCGCGATCCGGCGTCCCACGCGAACGCGCAGATGTTCACGAAGCTCTCGTACGACCGCTTCCTCGTCGATCGCATCGGCGTGATGGACTCGACCGCCGTCACCCTCTGCCGCGAGAACAAGCTCCCGATTCGCGTCTTCAAGTTGACGACCCGCGGGAACATCCTGCGCGTCTGCAAAGGCGAGAACATCGGCACCGTCGTCGAGGCGTGATCCGCGCGTCCTCGACGAAACCGAGATCAGGAACGCAAGTTGCGCCGCTCCGCGAGGACGGCTAACCTCCCGGACCCCACCTATGGCACGTGTCACCGTCGAAGATTGCCTCGAGCGTGAAGAGAACCGCTTCGCCCTCGTCGTCCTGGCCTCGAACCGCACCCGGCAGCTCATGAAGGGCGCCGAGCCGCTGCTGAAGACGAGGAACAAACCTGCCGTGACGAGCTTGCGCGAGATCGCGGCGGGCAAGGTGCACTTCCACCGGAACTCCTCGGAAGTCGTGTACGAGTGGCTCCGCCACCAGCACGCCCTCGACCGCTGAGAAACACGCCGGGCAGCCCCGGACATGTCCTCTCCCCGAACGAAGAGCGCGCGCCCGCGTGCTCGGCGGGATCTCGAGCTCGAGGCAGGCACCTCGGCTCATTACGAAGACCCTGCCTACTACACGAAGACCTACCGCGCGCGGCTCGACGACGTTCGTTTTTACGCGGACTACGCGGCCGAGCGAGGCGGACCCGTCCTCGAGTACGGCTGCGGCAACGGCCGCATCACGCTCCCGATCGCGCGGCTCGGCGTCGACGTCACGGGCGTCGACCTCTCGGCCGAGATGCTCTCCGATTTGCGCGAGCGTCTGCGCGCCGAGCCCGAGGACGTCCGGGCTCGCGTCACCGTGAAGCGCGGCGACATGCGCAGAGCCCGCCTCGGCCGGCGCTTCCCGCTCGTCTTTTGCCCGTTCAACGCCTTCTTGCACCTCTACACGCGGGAGGACGTCGAGCGCTTCCTCGCGCGCGTCCGTGAGCACCTCGCGCCGCGGGGCGAGTTCGTCTTCGACGTCTCGATCCCCCAGCCCGAGGAGCTCGCGCGGGATCCGGCGCGCGCTTATGCGGCGCCGCGCTTCAACTACCCGACGCTCGACGGCAAGGGCATGCCTGTTCGGTACACCGAGCGCTTCGACTACGACCCGATCCGCCAGGTCCTCTTCGTCGCGA contains the following coding sequences:
- a CDS encoding class I SAM-dependent methyltransferase — encoded protein: MSSPRTKSARPRARRDLELEAGTSAHYEDPAYYTKTYRARLDDVRFYADYAAERGGPVLEYGCGNGRITLPIARLGVDVTGVDLSAEMLSDLRERLRAEPEDVRARVTVKRGDMRRARLGRRFPLVFCPFNAFLHLYTREDVERFLARVREHLAPRGEFVFDVSIPQPEELARDPARAYAAPRFNYPTLDGKGMPVRYTERFDYDPIRQVLFVAMEFSPVSGEEPWMTPLAHRQFYPRELEALLHYNGFELLDAWGDFDRSPPTRDSITLVLRTRARHR